A genomic region of Thunnus albacares chromosome 2, fThuAlb1.1, whole genome shotgun sequence contains the following coding sequences:
- the cabin1 gene encoding calcineurin-binding protein cabin-1 isoform X1: MIRIAALNAASTAADESQDPLRSNKSQTKEAQEAEAFALYHKALDLQKHDKFEESAKAYHELLKTPLLKEALPSEDQRVGLKHPGLMLKYSTFKNLASMAASRDDLEMAMEFYLEAVMLDSTDVNMWYKIGQVAVRLVRIPLARHAFEEGLHCNPDHWPCLDNLITILYTLSDYSCCLYFISKALEKDHCYTKGLVLKEKIFEEQPCLKRDTMQMFMKCDMSIHYVEVEEEERKCIVEEALDLRKRRQALSYREPKPDLVLTQPIRCLSWKHVGESLIAMYKHQTTCEPPRPSLGHRIDLSEYSDPNFPQNLPQPSSPVSTVQTTVLSSSPSSSLPPTALTEPTVLPQPSTQPQITTSQATVEVTTSAHPVATAMEVSLTDKVKKAPKRKRAIEDSGETAKRRSARVRNTKCKKEEKIDFQELLFKYLPSRLKKFDPDNDDESLSNLESQCNGKEDIQPLHGSCLPVDAVEYMESEQQDVHNFLLNNMSNGGILDLMMRYLKAVGQKFMEDWPRGLTAVVLELYQHWRKHSSGLPNPLLRDCSNQHIRDMLAMSLACMELQLEQWLHNKGKTVSPRRSSICPASDTAESEFPGQYFQSDLLLLALGSSQKDLFEDDWLDVMVRVYWLKARFLALQGDMELALESYDVCTGLLQSRPKSPEGKHYTINLPNLRVDSAISLEEVDKRLKSLERCQSLEEIQRLFESADFESVVRLLQPTLNYGSRSKPLEFVSSAPERPAQLMLLQNSLLKLQDYQQCLEYSELALNEALQQLNSAPTSSPPAKEEWVSTIGKLLDGIEVCFTKDLELLSNVPHFSSMARLANNLIQLIDLSMTVSDDPKEPYFFSVLPWIILYRIIKHEEAAFNCMLRQHISVGDDEDDSETPMLPSSLMLLNTAHEYLGRRSLCCNSDGALLKFYVRVLEKELAASSNTESHPYKEELEMALEQCLFCLYAYPSKKSKARFLEDHSSPQVALLWSDALFMFQYFKPKSLPEFDSYKTSTVSADLANLLRRFAGIAPSSDTPTLTMDEVAAYIEGMTEKAPCLPEGSAPAPPIINEIYYLLADYHFKNKEQSKAIKFYMHDICVCPNRFDSWAGMALARASRIQEKLNSNELKSDVPIWKHSQAVLNCFKRALEIDSSNLSLWIEYGTISYALHSFASRQLKQWRHELPPEVVKQMEERRDSMLETASQCFQGASRCEGDSDEEEWLIHYMLGKIAEKRKQSPAEYLQLYKKAAHYLHEEAARYPRKIHYHNPPDLAMEALELHFRLSATILKLLEANVPDLEHELLFNLLVEAATGPFARGEEKSMPSIPRSHEKEKPTSMMDEDFNCSSVCIGNVHSSSLPSVATPGLASPPYVATPFDHDYAKRKTLRRQQWQQQRHEEQQADASPEFDHDYCLPRSPMWLASLNERSQDSEVVMLSDSNSTQDAFTDPASSQDSSHKPASGKASSSSSESTTPVKEGQPASEDTASHGEHTGIQTEEKVVQEVVDTVVVTLPEASAPKVSADPCPHPLPVPATPPKQASSQHATPQTPVTEGKRKPEPPPEVIEVPKALPAEHADQRRMLVEMCVSALFLCLGRFPQHYKSLYRLAFFYTNSKTHQNLQWARDVLLGSSVPWQQLKHMPAQGLFCERNKTNLFNGIWRIPVDEIDRPGSFASHMNRSIVLLLEVLSQLKDHDTLLKVSFMLQRTPDQGKKYLRDVDRQVLAKRAFFLNVKVLEDNLNSLTGVSEQLPKAPAPSMGEMTTTDASNRPDSEDSKHALPKKPELTEGACATDSGPREASQAQLTQTPPSTDKGSKVLESYPGKVEAAGSEGHRTGPEEPMELDTSHWRRPSTTTDSQGNQTETETSLSVGEPQQKVTDSCRTPELSLEELSISSRQQQLQASATKVAVATSGTDQGLLRRPNRKRKLLEDVESGKTLLLDAYRVWQQGQKVMTYDLGRIEKIMSETYMLIKQVDEDVALDQAVKFCQIQLATSAQRQSAGDAPTTPKYTKDHRDIFFPASLPTPVLLSHTACHPLSTQDSQAKVVYEPLSKLSRPQTSSFHDQPQHRRAANHPAAVMPFLPHTEEREEPSEGLLYRQQESHLCQQMKLATVSQGQESTAGWFQEETATCSTAQPCSDQQQYASNEQSKLPDPSRIRSRVPANMPKLFIPSTVTKFPPEITVTPPTPTLLSPKGSISEETKQRLKNVILSSQSAATVKKDTLSQPALEVQETSSQESSLESESDEEDDYMDI; the protein is encoded by the exons ATG ATTCGCATTGCAGCATTGAATGCTGCTTCAACAGCTGCAGATGAGTCTCAAGATCCCTTGAGAAGTAACAAAAGTCAGACGAAAGAGGCTCAG GAAGCAGAGGCGTTCGCTTTATATCACAAAGCCTTAGATCTGCAAAAACATGACAAGTTTGAGGAGTCTGCCAAGGCTTATCATGAGCTTCTCAAAACTCCTCTGCTCAAGGAG GCCCTGCCCTCAGAGGATCAGAGAGTGGGTCTCAAGCATCCCGGGCTGATGTTGAAGTATTCTACTTTCAAAAACTTGGCCAGTATGGCTGCATCACGAGATGACCTGGAGATGGCTATGGAGTTTTACTTGGAG GCAGTCATGTTGGATTCCACTGATGTGAACATGTGGTACAAAATTGGTCAGGTGGCTGTGCGACTTGTGCGCATTCCTCTGGCTCGACATGCCTTTGAGGAGGGATTGCACTGTAACCCGGACCACTGGCCCTGCCTGGACAACCTCATAACCATTCTCTACACACTCAGTGACTACTCCT GCTGTTTGTACTTCATCAGCAAAGCCCTAGAGAAGGATCATTGTTACACTAAAGGCCTGGTGTTGAAGGAGAAAATCTTTGAGGAGCAGCCCTGTCTGAAGAGGGACACAATGCAGATGTTCATGAAATG CGATATGTCTATTCACTATGTGGAAGTGGAAGAAGAGGAACGCAAATGCATTGTGGAAGAGGCACTGGATTTACGGAAACGCAGACAGGCTCTCTCTTACCGTGAACCAAAACCTGACCTTGTCCTGACTCAGCCCATTCGCTGCCTCTC GTGGAAGCATGTGGGCGAAAGTCTTATTGCGATGTACAAACATCAGACCACATGTGAGCCACCACGGCCAAGCCTTGGCCACAGGATTGACTTGTCAGAGTACTCCGACCCCAACTTCCCTCAAAACTTGCCCCAACCCAGCAGCCCCGTCAGTACAGTCCAGACTACTGTGCTGAGCAGCAGCCCCAGCTCATCCCTGCCACCAACTGCCCTTACTGAGCCAACAGTGCTGCCCCAACCCAGCACACAACCTCAGATTACCACCAGCCAGGCCACTGTGGAGGTCACCACCTCTGCTCACCCTGTTG CTACAGCTATGGAAGTTTCACTGACAGACAAAGTGAAGAAAGCTCCAAAAAGGAAACGTGCAATTGAAGATAGTGGGGAGACAGCCAAGCGACGCTCGGCTCGTGTTCGAAACACTAAGTgcaagaaggaggagaagattGATTTTCAGGAACTGCTTTTTAAATATCTACCTTCCAG GCTAAAGAAGTTTGATcctgataatgatgatgagaGTCTGAGTAATCTTGAATCGCAGTGTAATGGGAAGGAGGACATTCAGCCTCTACATGggagttgtttacctgttgacGCGGTTGAATACATGGAATCTG AACAACAGGATGTTCACAACTTCCTGCTCAATAATATGAGCAATGGTGGTATACTGGACCTGATGATGCGCTATCTGAAGGCAGTGGGTCAGAAGTTCATGGAGGACTGGCCTCGTGGGCTCACAGCTGTGGTACTGGAGCTCTATCAGCACTGGAGGAAGCACAGCAGTGGTCTTCCTAACCCTTTGCTTCGGGACTGCAGCAACCAACACATACGG GACATGTTGGCAATGAGCTTGGCGTGTATGGAGTTGCAGTTGGAGCAGTGGTTGCACAACAAAGGGAAGACCG TGTCTCCACGAAGAAGCAGCATTTGTCCTGCCAGTGACACAGCTGAGTCAGAATTCCCCGGGCAGTATTTTCAGAGTGATTTGTTACTCCTGGCCTTAGGCTCATCCCAAAAAGACCTGTTTGAGGATGACTGGCTGGATGTTATGGTGCGTGTCTACTGGCTCAAGGCACGATTCTTGGCCCTGCAG GGAGACATGGAGTTGGCCCTGGAGAGCTATGATGTCTGTACAGGCCTGTTGCAGAGCAGGCCAAAGTCACCCGAAGGGAAACATTACACCATTAATCTGCCTAACCTGCGTGTAGATTCAGCAATCTCTTTAGAGGAG GTTGACAAAAGGCTGAAGTCTCTGGAGCGTTGTCAGTCTTTGGAAGAGATCCAGCGTCTCTTTGAGTCAGCAGACTTTGAGTCTGTTGTGCGCTTGTTGCAGCCCACTCTTAATTACGGCAGCAGGAGTAAACCTCTGGAGTTCGTGAGCTCAGCACCAGAGCGGCCTGCTCAGCTGATGCTACTGCAG AATTCACTGTTGAAGCTACAGGACTACCAGCAGTGTCTGGAGTACAGCGAGCTGGCTCTAAATGAAGCCTTGCAGCAGCTCAACTCTGCTCCAACCAGCTCTCCCCCTGCTAAGGAAGAGTGGGTCAGTACCATTGGAAAACTGCTGGATGGCATCGAGGTCTGCTTCACCAAAGACTTAGAGCTTCTAAGCAATGTCCCCCACTTCTCTAGTATGGCTCGACTGGCTAACAACCTAATTCAG ctgaTTGATCTTAGTATGACCGTTTCCGACGATCCCAAGGAGCCTTATTTCTTCTCAGTGCTGCCTTGGATTATCCTGTATCGCATTATCAAGCACGAAGAGGCTGCTTTTAACTGCATGCTTCGACAGCATATCTCCGTAGGGGATGATGAAG ATGACTCAGAAACTCCTATGCTGCCCTCCTCCCTGATGCTTCTCAACACAGCCCACGAGTATCTTGGCCGTCGCTCCTTGTGCTGCAATTCAGACGGCGCACTCCTGAAGTTCTAT GTTCGAGTTTTGGAAAAAGAGCTTGCAGCCTCTTCCAACACTGAGTCTCACCCCTACAAAGAGGAGTTGGAGATGGCCTTGGAACAGTGCCTTTTCTGCTTATATGCCTACCCCAGTAAGAAGAGCAAGGCCCGCTTCCTTGAGGACCACTCATCTCCACAG GTGGCACTGCTGTGGAGTGATGCCCTTTTCATGTTTCAGTATTTCAAACCAAAGTCGTTGCCTGAGTTTGACAGTTATAAGACAAGCACAGTTTCTGCGGACTTGGCCAATCTGCTGAGGAGGTTTGCTGGCATCGCCCCCTCGAGTGACACTCCCACTCTCACCATGGATGAAGTGGCAGCCTACATCGAGGGCATGACAGAAAAG GCCCCGTGCCTTCCTGAAGGTAGTGCTCCTGCACCTCCAATCATTAATGAGATCTACTACCTGCTGGCTGATTACCATTTCAAGAACAAGGAGCAGTCCAAAGCCATCAAGTTTTATATGCATGACATCTGTGTGTGTCCCAACAG GTTTGACTCCTGGGCGGGAATGGCTTTAGCTAGGGCCAGCCGTATCCAGGAGAAGCTCAACTCCAACGAGCTGAAAAGTGATGTACCCATATGGAAGCACTCCCAGGCAGTGCTTAACTGCTTCAAGAGGGCCCTGGAGATAGATAGCTCTAACCTGTCTCTGTGGATCGAGTACGGTACCATATCATATGCACTCCACTCGTTTGCTTCACGGCAGCTAAAGCAGTGGCGCCATGAACTCCCCCCAGAGGTGGTTAAACAG ATGGAAGAAAGGAGAGACTCCATGTTGGAGACAGCATCCCAGTGTTTCCAGGGTGCTTCCCGttgtgagggtgacagtgatgaAGAAGAGTGGCTCATTCACTATATGTTGGGGAAAATAGCAGAGAAACGCAAACAGTCTCCAGCGGAATATCTGCAGCTTTACAAAAAG GCAGCACACTATCTGCATGAAGAAGCTGCCAGGTATCCCCGGAAAATCCATTATCATAATCCCCCTGACCTGGCTATGGAAGCCCTGGAG TTGCATTTCCGTCTCAGTGCCACCATCCTAAAACTGCTAGAGGCTAATGTGCCTGATCTGGAGCATGAGCTCTTGTTCAATTTGCTAGTTGAGGCTGCTACAGGGCCATTTGCCAGAGGGGAAGAGAAGAGTATGCCAAGCATTCCCAGGTCTCATGAAAA GGAGAAACCCACCTCCATGATGGATGAAGACTTTAATTGCTCGTCAGTTTGCATAGGGAACGTCCACAGCTCCTCCCTTCCATCAGTTGCCACCCCAGGTCTGGCATCACCTCCTTATGTGGCCACGCCGTTTGACCACGATTACGCCAAACGCAAAACACTCCGAcggcagcagtggcagcagcagcggcatGAGGAGCAGCAGGCTGATG CCTCACCAGAGTTTGACCATGATTACTGCCTGCCCAGGTCTCCAATGTGGCTGGCTTCCCTGAATG AGCGCAGTCAGGACAGTGAGGTGGTGATGCTCTCTGACTCCAACTCCACCCAGGATGCCTTCACAGATCCCGCCAGCTCACAAGACAGCAGCCACAAACCTGCCTCTGGGAAAGCCAGTTCATCGTCATCAGAAAGCACAACACCTGTGAAGGAAGGGCAGCCCGCATCTGAGGACACAG CATCACACGGAGAACATACTGGCATCCAGACAGAAGAGAAAGTTGTCCAGGAAGTAGTAGACACTGTGGTGGTGACACTCCCTGAGGCCTCAGCCCCCAAAGTCTCTGCAGATCCCTGTCCTCATCCTCTGCCTGTTCCAGCCACCCCTCCGAAGCAAGCCTCCTCTCAACACGCCACTCCTCAAACCCCAGTCACTGAGGGTAAGAGGAAGCCAGAGCCCCCCCCTGAGGTGATTGAGGTGCCCAAAGCCCTGCCTGCAGAACACGCTGACCAGAGGCGAATGCTGGTGGAAATGTGTGTCAGCgctctcttcctctgcctcGGCCGTTTCCCTCAGCACTACAAGAGTCTTTACCGCCTGGCCTTCTTCTACACTAACAGCAAGACTCATCAG AACCTACAGTGGGCCCGAGATGTGTTGCTAGGAAGCAGTGTCCCATGGCAACAGCTGAAGCACATGCCAGCACAAGGACTTTTCTGCGAAAGAAACAAGACAAACCTGTTCAAT GGCATCTGGCGTATTCCAGTAGATGAGATTGATCGCCCAGGAAGTTTTGCATCTCATATGAACCGATCCATTGTCCTCTTGCTGGAGGTGCTGTCTCAGCTTAAGGATCACGATACTCTGCTGAAAGTCTCTTTCATGCTGCAGAGAACCCCTGACCAGGGAAA GAAGTATTTACGGGATGTTGATCGCCAGGTTTTGGCCAAGAGAGCATTTTTCCTAAATGTAAAAGTCCTGGAGGACAATCTGAACAGTCTCACAGGG GTGTCTGAGCAGCTTCCCAAAGCGCCTGCGCCCTCCATGGGGGAGATGACCACAACAGACGCATCCAACAGGCCCGATTCAGAGGACAGCAAACATGCGCTTCCTAAGAAACCTGAGCTCACAGAGGGAGCGTGTGCAACTGACTCAGGGCCCAGGGAGGCCTCACAGGCTCAACTCACCCAGACCCCACCATCTACAGATAAAGGAAGTAAAGTTCTAGAGAGCTACCCTGGGAAGGTGGAGGCTGCTGGGAGCGAGGGGCACAGAACAGGGCCAGAGGAACCCATGGAGCTGGACACTAGCCACTGGAGGAGGCCCTCTACGACCACAGATTCTCAGGGCAACCAAACAGAAACTGAGACCTCCCTGAGTGTTGGGGAGCCCCAGCAGAAAGTGACTGACAGTTGCCGGACACCAGAGCTGTCTCTGGAAGAGCTAAGTATTAGTTCCAGGCAGCAGCAACTCCAAGCCTCAGCAACCAAGGTAGCTGTGGCAACCAGTGGGACTGATCAGGGGTTACTACGAAGGCccaacagaaaaagaaagcttCTAGAGGATGTGGAGTCTGGAAAAACCCTTCTGCTTGATGCATACAGAGTGTGGCAGCAAGGCCAGAAAGTCATGACCTATGACCTGGGTCGCATTGAGAAGATCATGTCAGAGACGTATATGCTCATAAAACAG GTTGATGAGGATGTAGCTCTGGACCAAGCTGTGAAGTTCTGCCAGATACAGTTGGCCACTTCTGCCCAAAGACAG TCTGCCGGTGATGCTCCGACCACACCTAAGTACACCAAGGATCACCGAGACATCTTCTTCCCCGCCTCCCTGCCAACTCCGGTCTTGCTCAGCCACACCGCCTGCCACCCGCTGTCCACCCAGGACAGCCAAGCCAAAGTGGTGTACGAGCCCCTGAGCAAGTTGTCCAGACCTCAAACCTCAAGCTTCCACGATCAGCCACAGCACAGAAGAGCAGCTAACCACCCTGCTGCAGTTATGCCCTTCCTACCACACACAG